Within Oscillospiraceae bacterium, the genomic segment TGAAGGCTTCTTTTTCGCGCGTCAGCAATTCTTGCTGCGTTTGCTTATCGCGCGTGGTGGCAATGCGCAGCACCGGCTTGAGTGGTTGCGGCACTTTGCTTGGCTCCATTTGCAGAATGTCAGTATGACAAATGCCAATTTCCGGCCCATTTTGCGTGTCAACAATGACAGTATCGCCCTTTTTAACGGCAACTTCAGCCGGGTCGAAATAATAGAGCTTACCGAGTTTTTGAAAGTGTACGCCGATGATGTTTAGCATGATTTTCTCCTTTGGTGTAGGGCGTGATGACTTCACCGCGCCGTAATCAGTAAAAGTGTCCGTTGCGTGTAGTGTGTTAGGGTTACGGTGCTCTCCCTATGCCGTTGCTATGTTGGCACATAACGCCGCCAGCACATGTCCATTGCCGACATTGCTGTCCAATGTCGCGCGGGCAGCCTTAACATGTTCTATTATAATGAATAAATCACGATTGGTCAAACCTTTTTGTGCCCAGATATATGCCAACAAGCACTCCAAATATTGGCACAGCTCAATTCGTGGCAATTTTTCAACTGACAATAGTTGCTTCAACAAAGCCAATTCATTGCCCAACGCCGCGTACACAGACTCCGCCCAAACCGTTGCCGCTTCATTTTGTATGCCCAATTCCCGGCTTCTCATCGTTGTAATTTGCAATCGCGACCGCACCGTTGGCAACAACGCGTCTTGACTGCGGCAGAGCAGCAAAAAGAGGCAAGGCGTGGGCGGTTCCTCGAGCAGTGAGAGCAAAGCGTTTTGTGCCGCTTGATTCATGCGGTCGGCATGGGGCATGATAAAGACATGTTGTGCGGCTTCGTTGGGCAAATAATGTGCTGTTTGTCGCCAGGCACGCACCAAATCAACAGTAATATCCTTACCCTGATTGTCTAAAATATGACAATCAGGGTGCACCTTCGGATCTTTATCCGTCGGCGCAAGGGCTTGGCATCCACGCTGAAGAGCTGCCTGCAGCAGGGCGTCAGCGTCATTGCTAACGAGTAAAATGGCGTGTGACATTAAAATTTATGAAACTCATCAATGCCCAATACAAAAACCGTCGCACCGCCGACGGTGACATTGACGGGCAATGCCGAGTAGAAGCCCGTACCCGCGCCCGTCTCGGCCGTAGTGGGAATAATTTGATGGCGTGATGTACTCGATTTGCGGATGATGTCAATGGCACCTTCCAGCTTTTCTTCCTCTACGCCCATAATGAGTGTGACGTTGCCCACCTGCAAAAATCCGCCGGTGGTTGCCAGCTTAGTAACAGGGTAGCCGCCTTGCGTGAGGTTGTGAATTACGGCATGTGCATCATCGTGATTGACGATGGCCAGGACTAATTTCATAAAAGTTCCTCCTCGTGTATTGGTAATGAATGTGGGAAATGGGTTACATTTTTAATTCTATTTTCTGTGGCTTTAATGTTGCATTGTTGCAATGCGTCAAGTGCTGCCAAATCGTCTCCCGGCGTCACAATGCAAATAATATGCTGCGCGTCATACGCCTCGACCCAAAAATTGTAGTGCTCGCGCAATGTTTTAGCTGTCATCTCACCGCATTCAACGGGAGCAACAAGCCGAGTCGGGTCATCGTTCTGCACACCATATTTTGCATTCTGCATGTTTAACACCAATGTCTGCCAATCGGCACGGTGCGTATCGGCGTGAAATCGCGCCATATCCAAGCTTGCCATCAGCAAATACGATGGACTGCTCGTGCCGAAAATCTTGGTCGTCTCTCTCAGTGTATCATACAACGCATCATTTTGGCAAAACAGCACAGCACTTTGCCCCAATGCTCGCAATGTTTTGTGTGCCGAAACAACAAAACAGTCGGCATTTTCAGCGGGAAAGCCCAACCCTGCGTAAGGGAAATGCGCGCCGTGTGCAGCATCGACAAACAATTTTGTGCCATGGCTATGCGCCACATTGGCAAGCGCGGGAATGTCGCAGCATATACCATAGTATGTCGGCGAAGTCACACAGACCAGCTTGCAATTCGGGTGCGCCGCCAATAATTTGTCCAACCCAACCGATGAAATTCGGCCACCATCCCGCGGCAGCACAATCGCTCGCAGTCCTAACAATGTCATCACATGCCCAAACGCTGTATGGGCGCATTCATCCAATATAATGGTATCGCTGCGTGTTGTCATGGCGTACAAAGCCGCCTGGATGCCCTGCGTCGCGCCATTGGTCAAAAATAGGGCATATTTCGTGTTGAAGTCGTTGGCCCACAACGCCTCGGCTTGTCGTATGGGACTGTCGCTGCCCCACGTGTCGCGGTACAAATCGCCACTGAATGGCAATTCGGTGACATCCAGCACCGCATCAATGGCAATGGACCCCTTATGCCCCGGCATATGAAACAGAATGGGCTTGCTGTCGGCATGGGCTTGCAATGTGTTTAATAAAGGGGCTGGCGGCACATTGAGGTTACTGCGCCCTGCGTGATTATTCATAAGCTCTGGGCAACTTTGCATATACAGGATTAACATCTACCTCGACTATTTGCCCAATCTTAACATCAAGCCTTGTCATATCAATGACGGTATGTCCCATACCAACATGCCCGAGGACGGGTATGCGCCGGCCGTTTAGTTTGACAGTAATCTTCTTGCCCGTCAGCCAGCCTTTGATCTCAGACAGCGCGTAACCCAACGCGTCACGAAAGCGATAGCTGTCACGCACTTTTGCCAGGCAGAACCCGTCAGCACCGCCGATGGGCAGAATGGCAATCTTAGTCAGTCGTTTGGTCTTAAAAACACTCGCATAGCCAATCGTCGAGCCTTTGGGCAACTCGCGTATGTCGGAAACGGCACATTGAACCTTGGTTGCCGATGTCAGTCCGCTGTTGTTCAAAACACGCGGCAATCGCCCCGTCAATGCTGAGCCGATGCGTACTGCGTCGTATCGCGTGCCATCGACAAAAAAAAGTGCCGAACTGTTGGCAAGATGCACCATGCCAATGTCGATGTTTTTCGATTTCAAATGTGTCAATACGCTGTCGAATACAGCCTTTTGCGCCAACGTCGGCCTAATCTTGCCGAATGCGGCGGGAAAATGCGCGTAAATACCCTCAATGGTTATGTGAGCTTGCTCGTAAGCAGCGATTATCTTGTTGAACTCGTGCGTGCCGTAGCCGTACCGCCCCATACCGATATCAATTTCAATGTGCGCCCTTGCTTTGACGCCGCGCTCTGTCGCAACGCGGCTGGCGGCTGACAGTGCCTCATCACCGCCAATGGTCAAAATGCACGCCGCGTCAAGCGCGGCAGTTATATCTTGCAATTCGGCCGTCGAGCGCAACAAGAGAATATCGGCCGAATGTCCCGCGTCACGCAATGTTACGGCATCATCGACTTCCGTCACGGCAAAGAAGTCAATCCCCTCCTGTGCCAAAATCTCGGCAATTTCAAGCAAGCCCATGCCGTAGGCGTTGCCCTTTAGCACGGCAATGACGCGGGCGTCACCGGCAAGTTCATGCACACGACGCAAGTTATTGACGATGGCGTTGGTGTTGATGAGGATGTGCTTCATAGTATGTAACCTCGTGAAATTATCTTGTGCAGGGGGGCGCATCCTCCTATAGTTTTTTCCGAACCTTTTGTCCCAGCAAATACACCTTGTTTACCAATGGCTTCAACACACAGTCAAACTCGCCTGCGAACTCGGTAAAGTCGCCGCCAAAGCCCTTTTTAAACCGATACAGCCCGTACAACGGGTTGTTCTCGTCCAGATCACCGGATACGCCGCGAAAATCATAGAGCCGCGCGTCGCGCGCCAATGCCCATTGCATCATGTGCCATTGCAGCAAGTAGCTTGGCATATAGTTGCGATGCGCGGTGTCCGACGCACCGTAGAGATACCACACCTTGTCGCCGTAGCCGATAGCCAACGAACCGGCGACATACTCGCCGTCGATATCTGCCATATACAGCCGTGCGTGCGTGCCCAATTCGTCCAGCATACGCTTAAAATACGCCTCGTTGCGCACGCCGAAGCCGTCGCGTTCGCCTGTTTCGATCATGAGTCTGGAAAATTCGGCAGTTTGAGTATTGTCGACGGTTACTGTTACCTCTTTGCGCTCAGCCAAGCGAATGTTATATCGCCACTTGTGGTGAAAACCGGCCATAACGGTCTCGGCATTTTTATCCGTCAGCGGTAAGCGGAAAACAAACCGCGGCTGGATAGATTCAAAGTTCTTCGATTGTACCGGCAGCTTAAACCCGCACGATTCGGCAATCGCGGCAAACGGGCTGTCGAGCGGCAAATCAGGATCCAGTTTGATGAGATATGCTTTATGTTTTCTTGCAAGTTGCTTAGCATAATTGAGCAGCGCAGTGGTCAGTGCAGTGTCACAAACATCGCAAACCGGCCCGCGGCAGCCGTACGCCAAGGTATACGGTAAGCCCGGTAGTTTGCGAATGAGCAAAGCCATACTGCCGATAATTTTACCGGCATCATTGCGGGCGACAAAAGCGTGCCATTGCCAGTCAGACTTGACCTTGCCCCATGCTCGGGACTGCATAAAATGCCCCTTGGGATGCAACTGGACAAATTGTTCGTATTGGGGTAACATATCATCGGTGACGGGGTGAATGGTCATGAAAATGCTCCTTTAATTAGCAATTAGCTGCAGTGAATTTTTAGAGATAAGCTGTAGAGCAAGGGCTCTGCTCTTACCGCTGTTTCGCAGCGCAGGGTGCGGTAGCCTCAATGCGCTGTACACACGAAATCACAGCACATATAGTGTTGTCACGCATCGTCAAACACTATATATCCCACTCTTACACACCCCTATCATAACACACTCGCAAAAAAAAATCCATGAAAATCCATGCTTGCCAAAAATTTCTTAATCTGCTTTATGTATGTGGACAAGTGGGCAAATTGCACAAAGGGCACGACAACCCCACAAGATGTGGGGTCTATGCCTGCAAAGGTGCTGAATATAGTGGTTGCAGTGGTGTTTTGGCATGACGCAGGAAATTTTGCGCTTTGCCCAAAAGGGTGAAAAAGAACTATCTTTTGTGGTTTTCGAAACTTTTTCAGCACAAAGATAGCCGCTACTCCCGTCAAAATGCCGAAAAGCTACGACAGTGAGCGGCAAACCGCCTCTTGCCAAGACAATAGATTTTGCGTATAATTAACGCACAGTTTACATGTGGGTGCGTATCCGCGTGCAGAAATCGAGCATTACATACGAGCATACAATAATGCAATAAACAAGGAGGAGCGTAACATGAAAAAAGTCTTAGGCTTACTGCTGGCGGCTGTGATGGTACTCGGGCTGAGTGCCGGATTGACCGGTTGCAACTGGGGCGGCGAACCGCCTGAGCGTGAGCACACACCTGAACCGGATTATATTGATGAGGTCGATGTGCTGTACGATGACACCCGTTACGGCGACGAGTTCCGTCCATGGACGCATGAAGACGGCTCAATGGTATATAACTCGTACTTTGTCCAAGGCATGAAAATCAACGAGTTGGAGCACGATTACGAACATCGCGTCACCACAATGATGACCGTCAACTGGGAGTTCATTTTGGATTTACAGCGCACTGCGCCGCACCATCAATTTATTGCCACCAACGCGTGGGAATCAACTTTTGAGCACGGCGAAGTTACCATCCAAACGGTCGCGCTCGGCGAACATACTAACATGCTTGCCACCGGCGTTATGGCGGGTGATCCGCCTGACATCGTGCCCTCCAACGAGCAAAACTTCCCGCTTTGGCCGGCACGCCGCTTGACCTATGACCTCAGAAACTTTAGAGCGGATTTGGGCTTAGGCCGCGACGACATTTTTGACTTTGAGCTGATGGAACAATTCTCCTGGGCAGGCACAACGCCGTGGGCCATCGTCAACGGCCGTGCCGTTACCGGCTTTGAAGATAGTATCTTCTACACCGTATATAACAAAACGCTCTTCGACGAGCGCGGTGTCGTTACACCGTTTGAACACTGGGAAAATGGAAACTGGAACTGGTCACAATTCGTGCAAACAGCGCGTGACATGACGACAGAAGGTGGCTTTGGCTTTACCGGCTGGGGGCTGCTGCCGCAAAATGGTCCTTTCCCCATGGTAGAAACTGTCGATGGCGGACAAGTCGAACTGACCATCCGCGATCCCCGTTACATTACATGGCTGACCGAAGTCGCCAACCTCTATCAAGAAGTCGGCGGCGCACGTAACGACTGGGAACTGCAAAATTGGCCGACGCACATCCAAGGTGGCATTGACGCCATGGTCTTTACCAACATCAACCGCTTTGTCGGTATGCGGCAAGAGATTGAACGCCGCAATCGTCCGGCACAGCTGCGTATTGCGCCGTTGCCGTACTTTGATCCTGTGCCGGAGACAGATGCCGAAGGCAACCCCGTCATCCGCTCGCCCATAACGGTGTGGGCATACTCCTTGGCACGCAATTCGCGCAACCCTGTTGGCGCGGCGGCATACATGCGCTTGGAAACCTTGGTTATGCAGTCACTCAATGAATTCCGGCCGCATGAACTTTACAGCCACGCAACAGAAGAAGAACTCGAGATGATACGATGGTATCAAGACGCGGTTTACCGTGTGTTTGACCCGATTATTGGTGTCGGTGATACTTTTGAAATTGTTGAAGGGCACTACTTTAACTCCATTTATTACGGTGACGGCGGTTACACTGTCACAGCCATTATCGACGCAGCGGCCATGCTGTTGCAAGACAAGATAGATACTTTTAACGATATGGCACGTGCGGCCGAAGAGGCATATCGCCAACAGCAAGAGGAGCAGCAGGCGGCCGCTCCGCCCCCCGGCAGTGAAGAGGAAGAAGGCACTGTCGCCGGTGGTGATGCTGACGAGGAAGCCGACGAATAACATCAAAACCCCTCCGCGGTCGAGCGAGAGCTCGGCCGCGGGTTTGGTCTGCACAACAAAAAAATTAACAAAGTATGAATATGGAGGAAACACATAA encodes:
- a CDS encoding cyclic-di-AMP receptor is translated as MKLVLAIVNHDDAHAVIHNLTQGGYPVTKLATTGGFLQVGNVTLIMGVEEEKLEGAIDIIRKSSTSRHQIIPTTAETGAGTGFYSALPVNVTVGGATVFVLGIDEFHKF
- a CDS encoding extracellular solute-binding protein — encoded protein: MKKVLGLLLAAVMVLGLSAGLTGCNWGGEPPEREHTPEPDYIDEVDVLYDDTRYGDEFRPWTHEDGSMVYNSYFVQGMKINELEHDYEHRVTTMMTVNWEFILDLQRTAPHHQFIATNAWESTFEHGEVTIQTVALGEHTNMLATGVMAGDPPDIVPSNEQNFPLWPARRLTYDLRNFRADLGLGRDDIFDFELMEQFSWAGTTPWAIVNGRAVTGFEDSIFYTVYNKTLFDERGVVTPFEHWENGNWNWSQFVQTARDMTTEGGFGFTGWGLLPQNGPFPMVETVDGGQVELTIRDPRYITWLTEVANLYQEVGGARNDWELQNWPTHIQGGIDAMVFTNINRFVGMRQEIERRNRPAQLRIAPLPYFDPVPETDAEGNPVIRSPITVWAYSLARNSRNPVGAAAYMRLETLVMQSLNEFRPHELYSHATEEELEMIRWYQDAVYRVFDPIIGVGDTFEIVEGHYFNSIYYGDGGYTVTAIIDAAAMLLQDKIDTFNDMARAAEEAYRQQQEEQQAAAPPPGSEEEEGTVAGGDADEEADE
- a CDS encoding peptidoglycan bridge formation glycyltransferase FemA/FemB family protein, giving the protein MTIHPVTDDMLPQYEQFVQLHPKGHFMQSRAWGKVKSDWQWHAFVARNDAGKIIGSMALLIRKLPGLPYTLAYGCRGPVCDVCDTALTTALLNYAKQLARKHKAYLIKLDPDLPLDSPFAAIAESCGFKLPVQSKNFESIQPRFVFRLPLTDKNAETVMAGFHHKWRYNIRLAERKEVTVTVDNTQTAEFSRLMIETGERDGFGVRNEAYFKRMLDELGTHARLYMADIDGEYVAGSLAIGYGDKVWYLYGASDTAHRNYMPSYLLQWHMMQWALARDARLYDFRGVSGDLDENNPLYGLYRFKKGFGGDFTEFAGEFDCVLKPLVNKVYLLGQKVRKKL
- a CDS encoding aminotransferase class V-fold PLP-dependent enzyme, coding for MNNHAGRSNLNVPPAPLLNTLQAHADSKPILFHMPGHKGSIAIDAVLDVTELPFSGDLYRDTWGSDSPIRQAEALWANDFNTKYALFLTNGATQGIQAALYAMTTRSDTIILDECAHTAFGHVMTLLGLRAIVLPRDGGRISSVGLDKLLAAHPNCKLVCVTSPTYYGICCDIPALANVAHSHGTKLFVDAAHGAHFPYAGLGFPAENADCFVVSAHKTLRALGQSAVLFCQNDALYDTLRETTKIFGTSSPSYLLMASLDMARFHADTHRADWQTLVLNMQNAKYGVQNDDPTRLVAPVECGEMTAKTLREHYNFWVEAYDAQHIICIVTPGDDLAALDALQQCNIKATENRIKNVTHFPHSLPIHEEELL
- the alr gene encoding alanine racemase, with product MKHILINTNAIVNNLRRVHELAGDARVIAVLKGNAYGMGLLEIAEILAQEGIDFFAVTEVDDAVTLRDAGHSADILLLRSTAELQDITAALDAACILTIGGDEALSAASRVATERGVKARAHIEIDIGMGRYGYGTHEFNKIIAAYEQAHITIEGIYAHFPAAFGKIRPTLAQKAVFDSVLTHLKSKNIDIGMVHLANSSALFFVDGTRYDAVRIGSALTGRLPRVLNNSGLTSATKVQCAVSDIRELPKGSTIGYASVFKTKRLTKIAILPIGGADGFCLAKVRDSYRFRDALGYALSEIKGWLTGKKITVKLNGRRIPVLGHVGMGHTVIDMTRLDVKIGQIVEVDVNPVYAKLPRAYE